The Pseudomonas sp. LFM046 region CATTCACCAGCACGTCGTCGCCTGCATTCAGCCAGTCGTCGATCACCTTGGGGATGCCATAGGACAGTCCGTTGGCGTACCAGCTCATGGCAAAGTCCCCCCGCGCCTCGCTCTGGGCGAACGCCTCAGGGGTCACGGATTCGGCCGACTCACCCCTGGCCTCGGCGGAACGGGTGATGACCCGCCGGACCACGCGGCAGCCCTGCCCTGCCAGGGTTTCTCGAGCGGCGTCGAGCAGGCTGTCCTTGCCGGAACCGGAGGGACCTATGAGGTAGATGAGCCTGCCTTTCATCTGTGCACCTGGGCGAGTTGGGGTCATGCGAAGGGGAGATCAGGTCTGACGCGGAAAGTCTGAACGGGTTTCATGACGGCGCAAAGGATTCTTTCGCGCAAAGCGTGGTCAGACTTCAGCGGCTACCATTTAACATGATGGCCATACAGCATCATGGTGCCGCCATTG contains the following coding sequences:
- the phnN gene encoding phosphonate metabolism protein/1,5-bisphosphokinase (PRPP-forming) PhnN; translation: MKGRLIYLIGPSGSGKDSLLDAARETLAGQGCRVVRRVITRSAEARGESAESVTPEAFAQSEARGDFAMSWYANGLSYGIPKVIDDWLNAGDDVLVNGSRGYLPEARRRYPHLLAVLLTVEDGVLRQRLHARGRESAEEIEARLARNAGFADTLLAGENPDLCLLDNSGSLQQTCQRLLQLIEDHRPIAWSDSA